The genomic region GTAAGGGGCGTTCGGATGCAGACCCATCTCATGCATCACATACAGAATCCGGCGCTGCACCGGCTTCAGCCCATCCCGCACATCCGGCAGCGCCCGCGCCACAATCACGCTCATGGCGTAATCGAGATAGGCGGTCTTGAGCTGTTCCTCGATGCCCACCGGGATCACGTTCTCCATTGTCATCTACCGGACCTCCCTGAGATCAAGCTGGCGCCGTTCGAGCCCGCCCCGGGCGGGCCGGGAGGGTTCGCACGGCCGGGTTCCCATTTCCCCTCTCTATGGCCCGAGGGATGCCGGAAGGGGAGAATCCTCGGGGGTTGGGGAGCTGCCTCCGACGCCCCCAACCCATGGGATCTCCCTGAGGGGAAGAGAGCCCTCGCCCCGAAGATGATGCCGATGATCCGAAGGGGGCCATCCGGGGGAACCCGTGCCGTTCTGGAACCTCCCCAGGCACAACCTTAGCGATTCTACCTGAAGGGATAGGAAGGCGCGAATTCCCTGGGGGGGGTGGAGCCTGTTGCCTTCGGGGGCCGATCCCGTCCTCTTTCTTCCCGGGAGGAGAACAGGGGTTCCTGAGGCCGGTCGGAGCGTCGGAAGCGCCCCAGCTCGAAGGAAAAGCCCGGTAACCCGGCAAAGCCATGTTGTCAGGATCCCCAGCGCTCTTTATAATTCATCCCTGCGTCTATGATCTGTCTGAAAAGAGAATCAAGGCCATGGGCGGGTGGGAAACTCTCCTGGCGAGGGAAGCGGGATGAGCGATTTAATCCTTCAGCAGCTGGAGCGGGAATGGGTCGCCGGCCGTTCGGTGCCGGAGCTCCGCCCGGGGGATGTGGTGCGGGTGCATGTTCGGATTCGAGAGGGAGATAAGGAGCGGGTGCAGGTGTTCCAGGGGACGGTGATCCGCATCCGGGGCAGCGGCACCGGGCGCACCTTCACGGTGCGGCGGATCGCCGCCCACGGGATCGGGGTGGAGCGCACGTTCCCCCTTTACTCCCCCCGGATCGATCGGATCGAGGTGGTGCGGCATTCCCGGGTTCGCCGGGCCCGGTTGTATTACCTGCGTGAGCGCTTCGGCAAGGCGGCCCGCCTGAAAGAGCGCCTGATCGCCGCCCCGGAGGCGGCGGAGCCAGAAGAAGCCATAGAGGCTCCGGAAGCCGAATCCTGATTCTCCCATCGGGCGCCCCGCGCCGGTAGGGACGACCCAACGGGTCGCCCCTACCTCATTGACCTTCCAGGCGGCGGCGCAGGCGACGGCGCAGATCGCCGGGCCACGACTCCGCGGGGCGCTGGGGGCGGCTCTGAACGAGGCGCCGGATCGCGGCGCGGATCTCCTCGGGATCGTAGCCTTCGAGGGAGGCGGCTAGGCGTTGCAGGAGCTGCTGTTCCTCGGGCGAAAGGGGGCGGCCGATCTCCTGATCCAGCTGGGTCAGCGCCAGCAGCAGCGCCCGCTCGTCTTCCGAGAGGTCCGGCAATCGTTCCAGAAGACGCCGGATCGCCCCGGGGGGGATCGCGGATTCCGATAGGCTCACGGATCCTCCTTGGGGGAGGGGTGGGTTTCACCGCCCTGCTCTGCTCATGTTATACCGATTTCCCATAGAGCCGGAATTCCACCATGTGTTCCCTCCAGGGGTCTCTCTCCTCTCGGGATCCTCTCATGGAAAGCCGCGCTCGCTATTTCGGCTCCCGAACCGGACGCAATGCGGATTCCACGATGTAAACCGGCATCCCGCCGATCATGCAGGCTGAGCCGATCCGTTGCCGGCACAAGGCCCCGGGAAGTTCCACGCGATACCGAGATCCGGCGCTTTCCACCGGGACGGGATTCCCCATCCCATCCATGGCGCCCCGCAACCTCCCCTGCCGTTCCAGAGCGATCGATTGAGGCCGGGGGAAGCGGGACCAGGCGATCCAGACCCTTCCGTTCAGCTTCTGAACTTCCACCACGGTCACGGAATCCCGGCGGATCAGGCGGGCATGGATGGCATCGGCCAAGACATGGATGGCCACTCGATACGCGTGGAACGCGGGGCGCAGCGAGCCGTCCTCCCGCACAAGGCCGAAGGGCTCCGGGTTGGCGAAGTGGTCGGTGGGGTTGTCGATCAACTTGTAGATCGCGAACCGCTCGGTCCCGGCCGCGAGGGCCATGGCCACGGCCTGCCCGATGAACGCCGCCTGCTCTTCCAGGGCGACCCGGAACATGGCGTGGGGAACCGGCCAGGACGGATCCTCGGAAGGCGCGGCGTTGGTTTCCGTCAGCCAGATGGGCTTGTCGAAACCGTGGGCCTGCATCCGCTCATGGTGCCAGCGGATCAGGTCGTAGAGGCTGTCCGGGTTGAAATAGAGGTTGACGCAGAGGCCGTCAAAATAGCGGTTGTAGCGAGGCGCCTCCGGATCGCGGTCCAGGGCCTCCAAGAAGCGCTCAAAGTAGGGCCGGCGTCCATAGACTGCATCCCACCAGTAGGTGAAGGCCCCAAGGAGCACCCGGTTCTCCCGATTCAATCCTTTCAGCGTGCGATAGGATACCCGCAGCAGGCGGACCAGATCCGCTTCCGTTCCGCCCCATGTGTAGCCCGGGTAGGAGGGATCCCAGATGTCCGGTTCATTCCAGATGATCCAGGTTCGGATATATGGGTAGGTGGTGGCCAGGCGGCGCAGGAAGGCAGCCCACCGGTTCTCCGGCCGGCTTTCTTCTTCGTAGAGGCCTCTCGGGACCCCCGGGATCCGCGGGTCGGCGCGGGCCCATCCAGGGGTCCCCAGCACGAGGGCGACGATCTCCCGACCGGCCCGATGCTCCGCCTCCAGCCGTTCCGCTGGCCACGGCGGGTTCCAGTCCTCCGGGCCGTTCGGCTGGATCTCATGCCAGGCGAAGCGCACCCGCGTCCAGGCGACGCCCAGCTCGGCGGCGCGTTCAGGGGCTTCCGGGGATTCCACCACGCCGAACCGGGGATCCGGCGGCGCGGCGGCCAGAAGGAGGGATCCGAGGAGGGCGAGGACCGTATGTTTCCGGCTATAACACATCGGTGACCTCATATAGGCGGCGGTATTCTTCGAGGGCGAATCGATCGGTCATCCCGGCGATGTAATCGCAGACCACCCGATGGAGATCTCCTTCCTCCCGGATGCGATCCTGAACCCAGTAGGGGAGCTGTTCGGGCTCCTCGATGTAGGCCCGGAAGAGCGCCTCGAGGATGCGTTCCGCCTTGGCCTGCATGCGCACGACATAAGGGTGGCGGTAGAGGCGTCGGTAAAGGAACGCCTTCAGCTCCTGGACCTTCCCGGCCATGGCCTCCGAGAACCCGGCCAGGGGAAGGGGATGATCCCGGATCTCATCGGGGGAACGGGGCCGGAGCTCCTGCAGGCGCCGATCGGTGGCGGCGATCACGTCCGTCACCATCATCCCGATGAGCCGGCGCACCAGCCGGTAACGGATCAGGTCGTTGAACCCCTTCCCATCCCAGCCGATGGCGCGCTGGAGCTCCTCCCAGAGCGCAAGGCCATCGAGATCCTCCGGGCGGATCAGGCCGGCGCGCAGGCCGTCGTCCAGATCGTGGGCGGTGTAGGCCAGCTCATCGGCCAGGTTGGCGATCTGGCCCTCCAGGGTCGGGCGGCGGTGGGGCTCGAAGTCCCGGATCAGGGGATGATCATATTCCGTCTCATGCTTCACCAGCCCCTCCAGGACCTCATACGTCAGGTTGAGGCCACGGAACTCGGGGTACCGGCGTTCCAGATGGGTCACGATCCGGAAGGATTGGGCGTTGTGTTCG from Thermoflexus sp. harbors:
- a CDS encoding DNA gyrase subunit A; this encodes MTMENVIPVGIEEQLKTAYLDYAMSVIVARALPDVRDGLKPVQRRILYVMHEMGLHPNAPY
- the rplS gene encoding 50S ribosomal protein L19, yielding MSDLILQQLEREWVAGRSVPELRPGDVVRVHVRIREGDKERVQVFQGTVIRIRGSGTGRTFTVRRIAAHGIGVERTFPLYSPRIDRIEVVRHSRVRRARLYYLRERFGKAARLKERLIAAPEAAEPEEAIEAPEAES
- a CDS encoding HrpJ domain-containing protein, translating into MSLSESAIPPGAIRRLLERLPDLSEDERALLLALTQLDQEIGRPLSPEEQQLLQRLAASLEGYDPEEIRAAIRRLVQSRPQRPAESWPGDLRRRLRRRLEGQ
- a CDS encoding deoxyguanosinetriphosphate triphosphohydrolase, whose amino-acid sequence is MRTREDLEALEDQILAPYGQRSRLSRGRQHPEPEHAYRTAFQRDRDRILHTTAFRRLKHKTQVFIVTEGDYYRTRLTHTLEVAQIGRTIARALGVNEDLVEAICLAHDLGHPPFGHAGEQTLDRLMRNHGGFEHNAQSFRIVTHLERRYPEFRGLNLTYEVLEGLVKHETEYDHPLIRDFEPHRRPTLEGQIANLADELAYTAHDLDDGLRAGLIRPEDLDGLALWEELQRAIGWDGKGFNDLIRYRLVRRLIGMMVTDVIAATDRRLQELRPRSPDEIRDHPLPLAGFSEAMAGKVQELKAFLYRRLYRHPYVVRMQAKAERILEALFRAYIEEPEQLPYWVQDRIREEGDLHRVVCDYIAGMTDRFALEEYRRLYEVTDVL